A window of the Actinobacillus genomosp. 1 genome harbors these coding sequences:
- the rpsB gene encoding 30S ribosomal protein S2, which produces MAQVSMRDMLNAGVHYGHQTRYWNPKMKPFIFGARNGVHVINLEKTLPLFNEALAELTRISSNNGKILFVGTKRAASEAVKAAAVDCQQFYVNHRWLGGMLTNWKTVRQSIKRLKDLETQTQDGTFDKITKKEALMRTRELEKLELSLGGIKDMAGLPDAIFVIGADHEHIAIKEANNLGIPVFAIVDTNSTPDGVNYIIPGNDDATRAIQLYLDAASAAVKEGRGSNVEAELEATAE; this is translated from the coding sequence ATGGCACAAGTTTCTATGCGCGATATGCTTAACGCGGGCGTTCACTATGGTCACCAAACTCGTTACTGGAACCCAAAAATGAAACCATTCATTTTCGGTGCGCGTAACGGTGTTCACGTAATCAACTTAGAAAAAACTTTACCTTTATTCAACGAAGCTTTAGCGGAATTAACTCGCATTTCAAGCAACAACGGTAAAATTTTATTCGTAGGTACAAAACGTGCAGCGTCTGAAGCGGTTAAAGCAGCAGCAGTAGATTGCCAACAATTCTACGTAAACCACCGTTGGTTAGGTGGTATGCTAACTAACTGGAAAACAGTTCGTCAGTCAATCAAACGTTTAAAAGATTTAGAAACTCAAACTCAAGACGGTACTTTTGACAAAATCACTAAAAAAGAAGCGTTAATGCGTACTCGTGAGTTAGAAAAATTAGAGTTAAGCTTAGGCGGTATCAAAGATATGGCTGGTCTTCCTGATGCGATTTTCGTTATCGGTGCCGACCACGAGCATATCGCAATCAAAGAAGCAAACAACTTAGGTATTCCAGTATTTGCTATCGTTGATACCAACTCTACTCCGGACGGCGTTAATTACATCATTCCGGGTAACGATGATGCAACACGTGCAATCCAACTTTACTTAGACGCAGCGTCAGCAGCAGTTAAAGAAGGTCGCGGTTCAAACGTTGAAGCTGAGTTAGAAGCGACAGCTGAATAA
- the pyrH gene encoding UMP kinase: protein MSNPIYKRILLKLSGEALQGDEGFGIDPSILDRMALEIKELIEMGVEVGVVLGGGNLFRGAKLAKAGMNRVVGDHMGMLATVMNGLAMRDALHRADVNAKLMSAFQLNGICDTYNWSEAIKMLREKRVVIFSAGTGSPFFTTDSAACLRGIEIEADIVLKATKVDGVYDKDPAKFADAKLYNQLTYAEVIDQELQVMDLAAFTLARDHGMPIRVFNMVKPGALKQVVTGTTEGTIIS, encoded by the coding sequence ATGAGTAATCCAATCTATAAACGTATTTTATTAAAATTAAGCGGCGAAGCATTACAAGGTGATGAGGGCTTCGGTATTGATCCGTCGATTTTGGATCGTATGGCATTAGAAATTAAAGAATTGATTGAAATGGGTGTGGAAGTCGGTGTGGTACTTGGTGGCGGTAACTTATTCCGTGGCGCAAAATTAGCGAAAGCGGGTATGAACCGTGTTGTGGGCGACCATATGGGTATGTTGGCAACCGTAATGAACGGTTTAGCAATGCGTGATGCGTTACACCGTGCGGATGTAAATGCAAAATTAATGTCTGCGTTCCAATTAAACGGTATTTGCGATACTTATAACTGGTCCGAAGCAATTAAAATGTTACGTGAAAAACGTGTGGTAATTTTCTCTGCCGGTACAGGTAGCCCGTTCTTTACTACGGATTCCGCAGCTTGTTTACGCGGGATTGAAATCGAAGCGGATATCGTATTAAAAGCGACGAAAGTTGATGGCGTATATGATAAAGATCCGGCTAAATTTGCCGATGCGAAACTTTATAATCAATTAACTTATGCGGAAGTGATTGATCAAGAATTACAAGTTATGGACTTAGCGGCATTTACGTTAGCACGTGACCACGGTATGCCGATTCGTGTATTCAATATGGTAAAACCGGGTGCATTAAAACAAGTGGTAACCGGTACAACTGAAGGTACGATTATTTCTTAA
- the tsf gene encoding translation elongation factor Ts: MAEITASLVKELRERTGAGMMECKKALVEANGDIELAIDNMRKSGQAKAAKKAGRVAAEGVILARIGAGFGVLVEMNCETDFVAKDAGFLGLANEVADFALANKGTTIETLAAQFEEKRAALVAKIGENMNIRRVQYLDGQVIAQYLHGAKIGVLVAGEGSDEELKKVAMHVAASRPEFVNPEDVSAEVVEHERQIQIDIAINSGKPKEIAEKMVEGRMKKFTGEVSLTGQAFVMDPSQSVGDYLKSVNTKVTNFIRLEVGEGIEKVEEDFAAEVAKITGGNA; encoded by the coding sequence ATGGCTGAAATCACAGCATCACTCGTAAAAGAACTTCGTGAACGTACTGGCGCAGGTATGATGGAATGTAAAAAAGCGTTAGTGGAAGCAAACGGTGATATCGAATTAGCAATCGACAACATGCGTAAATCAGGTCAAGCTAAAGCGGCTAAGAAAGCGGGTCGTGTAGCGGCTGAAGGCGTTATCTTAGCTCGTATCGGCGCAGGCTTCGGCGTATTAGTTGAAATGAACTGTGAAACAGACTTCGTAGCTAAAGATGCCGGTTTCTTAGGTTTAGCAAACGAAGTTGCTGATTTCGCATTAGCAAACAAAGGTACAACGATTGAAACATTAGCAGCACAATTCGAAGAAAAACGTGCGGCGTTAGTGGCTAAAATCGGTGAGAACATGAACATTCGTCGTGTTCAATACTTAGACGGTCAAGTAATTGCACAATACTTACACGGTGCGAAAATCGGTGTATTAGTAGCGGGTGAAGGTTCGGACGAAGAATTGAAAAAAGTTGCAATGCACGTTGCAGCAAGCCGTCCTGAATTCGTAAATCCTGAAGACGTTTCTGCAGAAGTTGTTGAACACGAACGTCAAATCCAAATCGACATCGCAATCAACTCCGGTAAACCGAAAGAAATCGCAGAGAAAATGGTTGAAGGTCGTATGAAGAAATTCACCGGTGAAGTTTCATTAACAGGTCAAGCGTTCGTAATGGATCCTTCACAATCAGTAGGCGACTACTTAAAATCTGTAAATACGAAAGTAACTAACTTCATCCGTTTAGAAGTTGGTGAAGGTATTGAGAAAGTTGAAGAAGATTTCGCAGCGGAAGTTGCTAAAATCACCGGCGGTAACGCTTAA
- a CDS encoding ABC transporter ATP-binding protein/permease, with the protein MNWQTELNNSFLWLITALCCVSVGLFATGWLLKQTEFGYRFWHITRPCWQKSHKGKTLGLLLLLIFLILLEVRISVLNTFFYNGLYKSLQDKAVEAFWFFAGINALLVIVKIIHSIINYFVTQSFEIKWLEKLNSEMLNRWLQNKNYYLLQYEKTLPDNIDQRIEQDATAFVSGTVEVTRGVINSIVATIEFTIILWGLSGLLTLFGVDIPKGVVFFIYLFIIFATALSVWIGRPLIRLNFNKEKLQGDYRYSLIRVRDNAESIAFYSGESREQRNLTTKFDYIIANRWKIVRKMLGLDGFNTGVTQVAMILPLMLQAPRFFAGQATLGDMHQTVQSFNRLMRALSFFRLFYEEFTLYQARLNRLYGFFTTLDKLDQMPVNVPYPCSRGFVLKDFGVKDASGQILLKNINIELQAGDSLLIQGASGTGKTTLLKALAGIYPFETFGVAERACLEQPLFLPQRPYVLQGSLREAICYPNLVVTDEQLKAAMQQCCLSKYVDSLDFDTDWQATLSPGELQRVAFVRILLAKPELIFLDETTSALDEPTEAILYQTIRSRLPNSIIISVGHRCTLQQFHNKRINLSERESYCCMNCR; encoded by the coding sequence ATGAACTGGCAAACAGAATTAAATAATAGTTTTTTATGGCTGATAACGGCACTTTGCTGCGTATCCGTCGGGCTTTTCGCAACCGGTTGGCTACTCAAGCAAACCGAATTCGGATATCGCTTTTGGCATATTACTCGCCCGTGTTGGCAGAAAAGCCATAAAGGGAAAACGCTCGGTTTACTTTTATTATTGATCTTTTTGATCTTACTGGAAGTGCGGATTAGCGTACTAAATACTTTTTTCTACAACGGTTTATATAAATCGTTGCAAGATAAAGCGGTCGAAGCGTTTTGGTTTTTTGCGGGGATTAATGCGTTATTGGTAATCGTGAAGATTATTCACTCGATCATTAATTATTTTGTTACCCAATCGTTTGAAATTAAGTGGTTGGAGAAGCTTAACAGTGAGATGCTAAATCGCTGGTTGCAAAACAAAAATTACTACCTTCTACAGTACGAAAAAACATTACCAGATAATATCGATCAACGTATTGAGCAGGACGCCACTGCTTTTGTTTCAGGAACGGTTGAAGTCACTCGAGGGGTAATTAATTCGATTGTCGCGACCATCGAATTTACCATTATTTTATGGGGGCTTTCGGGGCTACTGACGCTATTTGGTGTAGATATTCCGAAAGGTGTGGTGTTCTTTATTTATCTGTTTATTATTTTTGCGACCGCTTTATCGGTTTGGATAGGACGACCGTTAATTCGCTTGAATTTTAATAAAGAAAAATTACAAGGTGATTATCGGTATTCGTTAATTCGTGTACGAGATAATGCGGAAAGTATCGCATTTTATTCGGGAGAATCTCGAGAGCAGCGTAATTTAACCACTAAATTCGATTATATCATTGCCAATCGTTGGAAGATTGTGCGCAAAATGTTAGGGCTAGACGGTTTTAATACCGGTGTCACCCAAGTGGCAATGATTTTACCCTTGATGTTACAAGCCCCTCGTTTTTTTGCCGGACAGGCAACTTTAGGCGATATGCACCAAACGGTACAATCGTTTAATCGCTTGATGAGAGCTTTGTCGTTTTTTCGATTGTTTTATGAGGAATTTACCTTATACCAAGCCCGCTTGAATCGTTTATACGGCTTTTTCACCACCTTGGATAAGCTCGATCAAATGCCGGTAAATGTGCCTTACCCGTGTTCAAGAGGCTTTGTACTGAAAGATTTTGGGGTCAAAGACGCAAGCGGTCAAATTTTACTAAAAAATATCAATATCGAATTACAAGCCGGCGATTCATTGTTGATTCAAGGGGCTTCCGGTACGGGCAAAACCACGCTATTAAAAGCATTGGCAGGGATTTATCCGTTTGAAACCTTCGGGGTGGCGGAGCGTGCTTGCTTAGAACAACCGCTGTTTTTGCCGCAACGCCCTTATGTGCTGCAAGGCAGTTTGCGTGAAGCGATTTGTTACCCGAATTTAGTCGTGACGGATGAACAGCTAAAAGCGGCAATGCAGCAATGTTGTTTGAGCAAGTATGTGGATTCGCTGGATTTCGATACCGATTGGCAAGCCACACTTTCACCGGGTGAATTGCAACGAGTGGCGTTTGTGCGTATTTTATTAGCGAAGCCAGAGTTGATCTTCCTTGATGAAACGACATCGGCATTAGATGAGCCGACTGAAGCGATTTTGTATCAAACAATTCGTAGTCGGTTGCCGAACAGCATTATCATTAGCGTAGGGCATCGCTGTACTTTGCAGCAGTTCCACAATAAACGGATTAATTTGAGTGAACGGGAAAGTTATTGTTGTATGAATTGCCGTTAA
- the pdxS gene encoding pyridoxal 5'-phosphate synthase lyase subunit PdxS, which translates to MAKMLGSDLVKRGMAQMQKGGVIMDVVNAEQARIAEAAGAVAVMALERVPSDIRAAGGVARMANPTIVREVMEAVSIPVMAKARIGHIVEARVLEAMSVDYIDESEVLTPVDEEFHLLKSDYTVPFVCGCRDLGEALRRIGEGASMLRTKGEPGTGNVVEAVRHLRKVNAQLRKVINMSHDELMTEAKQLAAPFELLLQIKTLGKLPVVNFAAGGIATPADAALMMELGADGVFVGSGIFKSENPEKFAKAIVQATTHYQDYDLIARLSEDLGEPMRGLEISKLAAQDRMQERGW; encoded by the coding sequence ATGGCTAAAATGTTAGGTTCGGATCTGGTTAAACGTGGAATGGCTCAAATGCAAAAAGGCGGGGTCATCATGGATGTAGTGAATGCGGAACAAGCTCGTATCGCAGAAGCTGCCGGTGCGGTTGCGGTGATGGCATTGGAACGTGTACCTTCCGATATTCGCGCGGCCGGCGGGGTAGCAAGAATGGCGAATCCGACGATTGTGCGTGAAGTGATGGAAGCGGTGTCCATTCCGGTAATGGCAAAAGCCCGTATCGGACATATTGTTGAGGCAAGAGTGCTGGAAGCAATGAGCGTAGATTATATCGACGAAAGTGAGGTATTAACGCCGGTAGATGAAGAGTTTCACTTATTAAAAAGTGACTATACCGTACCTTTCGTGTGTGGTTGCCGAGATTTAGGCGAGGCTCTGCGCCGAATTGGTGAAGGTGCTTCAATGCTACGCACTAAAGGCGAACCGGGAACGGGCAATGTAGTGGAAGCGGTGCGCCATTTACGCAAGGTTAATGCGCAATTACGCAAAGTGATTAATATGAGCCATGACGAATTGATGACCGAGGCAAAACAATTAGCCGCGCCGTTTGAATTATTGCTACAAATCAAAACGCTAGGCAAATTACCGGTGGTGAATTTTGCGGCGGGCGGAATTGCTACACCGGCAGATGCCGCATTGATGATGGAACTCGGTGCAGACGGTGTATTTGTCGGGTCAGGGATTTTTAAATCCGAAAATCCGGAAAAGTTTGCAAAAGCGATTGTACAAGCTACCACTCATTATCAAGATTATGACTTAATCGCTCGCCTTTCGGAGGATTTAGGCGAACCGATGAGAGGTCTAGAGATCAGCAAATTAGCGGCACAAGATCGTATGCAAGAGCGTGGTTGGTAA
- the frr gene encoding ribosome recycling factor, with amino-acid sequence MINEIKKDTQDRMEKSLEALKSHISKIRTGRAQPSLLDGIQVEYYGSATPLRQLANVVAEDARTLAVNVFDRSLISAVEKAILTSDLGLNPSSAGATIRVPLPPLTEERRRDLIKIVKGEGEQGKIAIRNVRRDANDQIKALLKDKEISEDEERKAQDEIQKITDGYVKKVDEVLAAKEKELLDF; translated from the coding sequence ATGATCAACGAAATTAAAAAAGATACGCAAGACCGTATGGAAAAGAGCCTGGAAGCGTTAAAAAGCCATATTTCTAAAATTCGTACCGGTCGTGCGCAGCCGAGCCTTTTAGACGGTATCCAAGTAGAATACTACGGTTCTGCAACACCGCTTCGTCAATTAGCGAACGTGGTGGCGGAAGATGCACGCACCTTAGCGGTAAACGTATTTGACCGTTCTTTAATCAGTGCGGTAGAAAAAGCGATTTTAACTTCCGATTTAGGTTTAAACCCTTCATCAGCCGGTGCAACAATCCGTGTTCCGCTTCCGCCATTAACGGAAGAACGTCGTCGTGATTTAATCAAAATCGTAAAAGGCGAAGGCGAACAAGGTAAAATTGCAATCCGTAACGTACGTCGTGATGCAAATGACCAAATCAAAGCGTTATTAAAAGACAAAGAAATCAGTGAAGACGAAGAGCGTAAAGCACAAGATGAAATCCAAAAAATCACTGACGGTTATGTGAAAAAAGTTGATGAAGTATTAGCGGCAAAAGAAAAAGAATTATTAGATTTCTAA
- a CDS encoding PLP-dependent aminotransferase family protein, with product MRSEVKKLSYLLNKQQTTPLYLQLYQQIKRSIYSQELQLGDKLPSKRHLCEHLQISQNTVESAYAQLLAEGYIESKPRSGFFVCFQAELAYPHANVVKNFVNPTACTEYEIDFNPNKIDSQSFPFNRWKKCANWANKDFLNMGDKQGDLNLRQQISQYLLASRGVNCEPEQIVIGAGVESCLQQLILLFQQLNPAMNWAMESYGYPTVEKLLHLYQKPIFKMPFSSENYQLDIPFLEQNQINVAYLTPSHLYPFSHILTIGQRQQLLEWVAAQDGRYIIEDDYDSEFRYTGKPIPSLQSLDRQDKVIYLGSFSKLLMPSLRITFLVLPRNLLCEYQRYCEFFNASVSRLEQQRLAKFIQSGEFEKHINRMRKVYRRKMELLCELLSPYTKKIKYYGEHSGFYLLIELLNETRTLDQLVELAKVQKMKVYPIHHQQRRLFSLGFGHLSEEQLRKGLDKLLHCWDIAR from the coding sequence ATGAGGTCAGAAGTGAAAAAATTGAGCTATCTACTCAATAAGCAGCAAACTACACCGCTTTATTTACAGCTTTATCAGCAAATTAAGCGGTCTATTTATAGCCAAGAATTGCAACTTGGCGATAAATTACCGTCTAAACGGCACCTCTGCGAACACTTACAAATCAGCCAAAATACGGTGGAAAGTGCCTATGCACAGTTATTAGCTGAAGGTTATATTGAATCTAAGCCTCGCAGCGGTTTCTTTGTCTGTTTTCAGGCAGAGTTGGCTTATCCGCATGCTAATGTCGTAAAAAATTTTGTAAATCCGACCGCTTGTACCGAATATGAAATTGATTTCAACCCGAATAAAATCGATAGCCAATCTTTTCCGTTTAATCGTTGGAAAAAATGTGCGAATTGGGCAAATAAAGATTTTTTAAATATGGGCGATAAGCAAGGCGATCTCAATTTACGTCAGCAAATCTCTCAATATTTATTGGCTTCTCGCGGAGTGAACTGCGAGCCGGAGCAAATCGTGATCGGGGCGGGTGTAGAAAGCTGCTTACAACAATTAATTCTATTATTTCAACAGCTCAATCCGGCGATGAATTGGGCGATGGAATCCTACGGTTATCCTACGGTAGAAAAATTACTGCATCTCTATCAAAAGCCGATTTTTAAAATGCCGTTCAGCTCGGAAAATTATCAGCTGGATATACCTTTCTTGGAACAGAACCAAATTAACGTGGCATATCTGACTCCCTCACATTTATATCCGTTCAGTCATATTTTAACCATCGGACAACGCCAGCAGTTACTCGAATGGGTGGCAGCACAAGACGGACGTTATATTATTGAAGACGACTACGACAGTGAGTTCCGCTATACCGGTAAACCGATTCCCTCGTTACAAAGTTTAGACCGACAAGATAAAGTGATCTATTTAGGATCATTTTCCAAATTGCTTATGCCCTCACTGCGGATTACATTTTTAGTGTTACCTCGCAATTTATTGTGCGAATATCAGCGATATTGTGAATTTTTTAATGCCTCGGTTTCTCGCTTGGAACAGCAAAGGTTAGCTAAATTTATTCAATCCGGTGAATTTGAAAAGCATATTAATCGAATGCGTAAAGTGTACCGCCGTAAAATGGAATTATTGTGTGAGCTACTCTCACCCTATACTAAAAAGATTAAATATTACGGTGAACATTCCGGCTTCTATTTGCTGATCGAATTATTAAACGAAACCAGAACATTAGATCAATTAGTCGAACTGGCAAAAGTGCAGAAAATGAAGGTCTATCCGATTCATCATCAGCAACGCAGATTATTTAGTTTAGGCTTCGGACATTTGTCGGAAGAACAGCTTCGGAAGGGGTTGGATAAGTTATTGCATTGTTGGGATATTGCTCGCTAA
- a CDS encoding phosphoethanolamine transferase: protein MIQKLTKQQIIYAVIAVILATFSGYVMLKGSGFFPSPNLAETLFSVILIIALGSSKLSFYGLLLPIVIGYALYTPIGLSFGAPSYQYIASLFATDLLEGREFLSQLPVTNYLLAVGMLISVILFRTITKKYQINFLDNRTFIICSLVISLFSLAPFKFFHEFFNESMKVKEELEALNNNTEIPSEWGTSTLSADSKYDDYVLVIGESARKDYHHAYGYPVKNTPFMSNAKGTLIDGFTAGGTNTIASLKLLLTKPNTQTWEGNYRLNLVELVKSAGIKTYWISNQGYLGRFDTPISSLANKSDEKIFLKTGDSFSQNISDFALLPKFNQIVSQNAQGKRFIVVHLYGSHPITCDRLTDYPKIFDDAKIAQKYHNVNCYLSSMKKTDELLEKLYNELNQNKAKTGRSFSMVYFSDHGLIHSEDDKGIHILNTAQGKLHFDVPLFKISSDDTERHVYKVFKSGLNFTDGIGKWIGITNEKLNPQADLFSNQSDKDDYGLKQVIEKIPAKADPAIVIPIK, encoded by the coding sequence ATGATACAAAAATTAACAAAGCAACAAATAATTTATGCCGTAATTGCCGTAATATTGGCAACATTTTCCGGCTATGTAATGCTGAAAGGCTCGGGATTTTTCCCCTCTCCCAATTTAGCCGAAACACTGTTTTCCGTGATACTGATTATTGCGTTGGGCAGCTCTAAGCTCTCTTTTTACGGCTTATTATTGCCTATTGTAATCGGTTACGCCCTTTACACCCCGATTGGTTTATCTTTCGGCGCACCTTCTTATCAATATATCGCGTCTTTATTCGCCACCGATTTATTGGAAGGGAGAGAATTTTTATCGCAATTACCCGTTACAAACTATTTACTGGCCGTCGGAATGCTAATTTCGGTAATTTTATTCCGAACAATTACCAAGAAATATCAGATAAACTTTTTGGATAATCGTACATTTATCATCTGTTCGCTCGTTATCTCATTATTTAGCCTTGCACCGTTCAAGTTCTTTCACGAATTTTTTAACGAAAGTATGAAAGTGAAAGAAGAATTGGAGGCGTTAAATAACAATACGGAAATTCCTTCCGAGTGGGGAACTTCAACCCTTTCCGCCGATTCGAAATATGACGATTATGTACTGGTAATCGGCGAAAGCGCGCGTAAAGATTATCATCACGCTTACGGTTATCCCGTTAAAAATACGCCGTTTATGAGTAATGCGAAAGGCACATTAATTGACGGATTCACCGCCGGCGGCACCAATACAATCGCTTCGCTCAAATTATTATTGACTAAGCCGAATACGCAAACTTGGGAAGGCAATTACCGCTTAAATTTGGTTGAGCTAGTCAAATCCGCCGGGATTAAAACTTACTGGATCTCTAATCAAGGCTATTTGGGACGTTTTGACACACCGATTTCTTCATTGGCAAATAAAAGCGATGAGAAAATCTTTCTAAAAACGGGCGATTCGTTTAGCCAGAATATTAGTGATTTCGCTTTATTACCGAAATTTAATCAGATCGTTTCACAAAACGCTCAAGGTAAACGCTTTATTGTAGTACATCTGTACGGTTCACACCCGATTACCTGTGATCGCCTTACCGATTATCCGAAAATCTTTGATGATGCGAAAATTGCGCAAAAGTATCACAACGTGAACTGCTATCTTTCTTCGATGAAGAAAACCGATGAATTACTGGAAAAACTGTATAACGAGTTAAATCAAAATAAAGCAAAAACAGGTAGAAGTTTCTCTATGGTATATTTTTCCGATCACGGCTTAATTCATAGTGAAGACGATAAAGGTATTCATATTTTAAATACTGCACAAGGCAAACTGCACTTTGACGTGCCGTTATTTAAAATTTCAAGCGATGATACCGAACGCCACGTTTATAAAGTGTTTAAATCCGGTTTAAACTTTACCGACGGTATCGGCAAATGGATTGGTATTACTAATGAGAAATTAAATCCGCAAGCGGATTTATTCAGTAATCAAAGTGATAAAGACGACTACGGATTAAAGCAAGTGATCGAGAAGATTCCGGCAAAAGCCGATCCGGCGATTGTGATTCCGATTAAATAA
- the pdxT gene encoding pyridoxal 5'-phosphate synthase glutaminase subunit PdxT codes for MKDYTKYTVGVLALQGAVSEHIAQIETLGAKAIMVKTLTELQQVDALVLPGGESTAMKRLIHSSGLFQALQSFDKPILGTCAGLILLANKLEGNEQPHLAKMDIQVQRNAFGRQVDSFQTELMVKGFAEPFPAVFIRAPYISAVGNEVEVLAEWQGKIVFAKQGNLLACAFHPELTSDNRIMALLLQQIKS; via the coding sequence ATGAAAGATTATACAAAATATACCGTAGGCGTATTGGCACTTCAGGGGGCAGTTTCAGAACACATTGCTCAAATAGAGACACTGGGTGCAAAAGCCATTATGGTAAAAACATTAACCGAATTGCAGCAAGTTGATGCACTTGTGTTACCCGGTGGCGAAAGTACCGCAATGAAACGTTTAATACATTCAAGCGGTTTATTTCAGGCATTACAATCATTTGATAAACCTATCTTGGGTACTTGCGCCGGATTGATTCTATTAGCGAATAAACTTGAAGGCAACGAGCAGCCTCATTTGGCGAAAATGGATATTCAAGTTCAACGTAATGCTTTTGGGCGACAGGTTGATAGTTTCCAAACGGAATTAATGGTTAAAGGATTTGCCGAACCCTTTCCGGCGGTTTTTATTCGTGCGCCTTATATAAGTGCGGTCGGAAATGAGGTGGAAGTATTGGCGGAATGGCAGGGCAAGATTGTCTTTGCCAAACAAGGTAATTTACTGGCTTGTGCATTTCATCCGGAATTAACTTCAGATAACCGTATTATGGCATTGTTGTTACAACAGATTAAAAGCTAG
- the tadA gene encoding tRNA adenosine(34) deaminase TadA — translation MFIKPQTTQCSLAISAQDIHFMQYALQLADRAEAIGEIPVGAVLVDSKGKIIGEGWNQVIQLSDPSAHAEMLAIRQAGKEQNNYRLLDCTLYVTLEPCTMCAGAILHSRLHRLVFGASDYKTGAIGSRFHLFEDYKMNHFLEIRGGVLAKDCSQKISRFFQRRRQEQKQQKQAV, via the coding sequence ATGTTTATCAAACCTCAAACGACTCAATGTTCTCTCGCTATTTCGGCACAGGATATTCACTTTATGCAATATGCATTGCAATTAGCTGATCGTGCGGAAGCAATCGGTGAAATTCCGGTTGGTGCGGTGCTAGTCGATAGCAAAGGGAAGATTATCGGCGAAGGTTGGAATCAAGTAATTCAACTTTCCGATCCCAGTGCACATGCGGAAATGCTCGCTATTCGCCAAGCAGGTAAGGAACAAAATAACTATCGTTTGCTAGATTGCACACTGTATGTTACGTTAGAACCCTGTACTATGTGTGCCGGAGCGATTTTACATAGCCGTTTACATCGCTTAGTTTTCGGTGCGAGCGATTATAAAACCGGTGCTATCGGCTCGAGATTTCATCTGTTTGAAGATTATAAGATGAATCACTTTCTTGAGATTCGAGGCGGAGTATTAGCGAAAGATTGCAGCCAAAAAATCAGCCGATTTTTTCAACGCCGCCGCCAAGAACAAAAGCAGCAAAAACAAGCGGTCTAA